In a genomic window of Zerene cesonia ecotype Mississippi chromosome Z, Zerene_cesonia_1.1, whole genome shotgun sequence:
- the LOC119835853 gene encoding uncharacterized protein LOC119835853, with translation MVTGNKNIAAFGSSVKRFGKITVHPSLDPSGLYTERPDGCDPCLYHPQSIKEIFRVNRHRKVDKDPWRYNTELEDWARNLGYRNQKILNQRRWQNSLLGPAWHEIKEPPKYKAACMNVGFGRMRRWKPLKSSTPCPGTYYTAVPIKAPYGPHSERPTFEREEPCRFKDTSPKWSLAPNRYVIVDKESIEQKSKKIVSLRGPYDLFTGLRDGSTIKNHFNTSLRCAAATWPIALKGCLETYKKSHFGTMNKTNRSMPYRGRNALVDITMCLKRPDEPGPAHLNIDKPKHFKQNKKGFNSSYDKPPGYKRVVVWPGVGRYNTEGDRCVPGHGHKHVFTSKEQRTIGAILPQPMNSF, from the coding sequence ATGGTTactggaaataaaaatatagcggCCTTTGGCTCAAGCGTGAAAAGATTTGGAAAAATTACTGTACATCCCAGTTTAGATCCTAGTGGATTATATACGGAACGTCCAGATGGTTGTGATCCTTGTCTATATCATCCTCAgtcaattaaagaaatttttcGTGTAAATCGACATAGAAAAGTCGATAAAGATCCTTGGAGATACAATACTGAACTCGAAGATTGGGCAAGGAATTTGGGATATAGGAatcaaaaaatcttaaatcaaAGAAGGTGGCAAAACTCTTTGCTGGGCCCCGCTTGGCATGAAATCAAAGAACCACCCAAATACAAAGCTGCCTGTATGAATGTTGGTTTTGGAAGAATGCGCAGGTGGAAACCTCTTAAAAGTAGTACTCCCTGCCCAGGGACGTATTATACAGCTGTACCTATTAAAGCACCATACGGTCCACATTCTGAAAGACCCACATTTGAGAGAGAAGAACCATGTCGTTTCAAAGACACATCTCCAAAATGGTCTCTGGCTCCAAATAGGTATGTGATAGTTGACAAGGAATCTATTGAACAAAAATCCAAGAAAATTGTGTCCTTAAGGGGTCcgtatgatttatttactgGATTGCGCGATGGGAGCACAATAAAGAATCACTTCAACACATCGTTGCGGTGCGCAGCGGCCACATGGCCAATAGCTCTTAAAGGATGCTTGGAGACgtataaaaaatcacattttggTACAATGAATAAGACCAACCGTAGTATGCCATACAGAGGAAGAAATGCATTAGTAGATATAACAATGTGCCTAAAGAGACCAGACGAGCCTGGACCAGCTCACCTAAACATAGATAAAcctaaacattttaaacaaaataaaaagggCTTCAACAGCAGCTACGACAAGCCGCCAGGATACAAACGCGTGGTGGTTTGGCCGGGCGTCGGCCGATATAACACCGAAGGTGACAGGTGCGTTCCGGGTCACGGCCATAAACACGTGTTTACAAGCAAAGAACAAAGAACGATAGGCGCAATTTTACCACAACCAATGAATTCTTTTTAA